From a single Kitasatospora sp. NBC_00458 genomic region:
- a CDS encoding acyl-ACP desaturase: MKINTVRAVHWLVELEPAAEELMNRHIAAAREWFPHQYVPWSLGRDFDGPLDGEPWRPEHSALAPAIRSALVVNLLTEDNLPGYHRTIAAQTSRDGAWGAWLHRWTAEEDRHAAAIRGYLHASRAVDPTALERARMAQVAAGAVPEPTGVLGLVAYAAVQELATRVSHRNTGRLSGDPVCDRLLARVAQDENLHMVFYRELLRAALELDADHVLVTLDATVRGFAMPGQGMPGFARMAGEIAVAGVYDLRVHHDEVLVPLLRSLGILELTGLGPEGEQARDRLAGHLERLDARAARFVERRAQALAVRARRERAAPA; this comes from the coding sequence GTGAAGATCAACACGGTGCGAGCCGTCCACTGGCTCGTCGAACTGGAGCCCGCTGCCGAAGAACTGATGAATCGTCACATCGCCGCGGCGCGCGAATGGTTCCCGCACCAGTACGTGCCGTGGAGCCTCGGCCGGGACTTCGACGGGCCGCTCGACGGTGAACCCTGGCGGCCCGAGCACTCCGCGCTCGCCCCGGCGATCCGCTCCGCCCTGGTGGTCAACCTGCTGACCGAGGACAACCTCCCCGGCTACCACCGGACCATCGCCGCACAGACCTCCCGGGACGGCGCCTGGGGCGCCTGGCTGCACCGCTGGACCGCCGAGGAGGACCGGCACGCCGCCGCCATCCGCGGCTACCTGCACGCCTCCCGCGCCGTCGACCCGACCGCCCTGGAACGCGCCCGGATGGCCCAGGTCGCCGCCGGAGCCGTCCCCGAACCGACCGGCGTGCTCGGCCTCGTCGCCTACGCGGCCGTCCAGGAGCTCGCCACCCGGGTCAGCCACCGCAACACCGGCCGGCTCAGCGGCGACCCGGTCTGCGACCGCCTGCTCGCCAGGGTCGCCCAGGACGAGAACCTGCACATGGTCTTCTACCGCGAACTGCTGCGCGCCGCACTGGAACTGGACGCGGACCACGTGCTCGTCACCCTCGACGCCACCGTCCGCGGCTTCGCCATGCCAGGCCAGGGCATGCCCGGCTTCGCCCGGATGGCGGGCGAGATCGCCGTCGCGGGCGTGTACGACCTGCGGGTCCACCACGACGAGGTGCTCGTCCCGCTGCTCCGCTCGCTCGGGATCCTCGAACTGACCGGCCTCGGCCCCGAGGGCGAGCAGGCCCGCGACCGGCTCGCCGGGCACCTGGAGCGGCTCGACGCCCGGGCCGCCCGGTTCGTCGAACGCCGGGCCCAGGCGCTCGCCGTCCGGGCCCGCCGCGAGCGGGCCGCGCCCGCCTGA